In the genome of Leptolyngbya sp. FACHB-261, one region contains:
- a CDS encoding tetratricopeptide repeat protein codes for MIATIDSLISADGASEEQPNPVQFMNDETYQRLKAVLQLRLRRQVLIAVCDNLQLRSQLLQACHQDLSTSAKLVDLQLEMTDPDPLAQVSEWLRNNPGYPQPVFQVLGIERLTLAPALAQKLFLSNLERIESALRHLDSTLVFWFTQPWASAACQSAPLFWSWRSGVFEFEGDPTPIANQGSVAVPDIRLPENAPSLAERETVTTELLTTVFGMANGSAESPPPDLTPATRPLSPRPLEAASAAPAEAPEDLAEAMANEAIAEATLEPANDLDNQRANEVISESVGELTSGPVGEFETVSSLEEPDSLQVQSEEVDYLSPEDLQEYESIQAEMVSAALEQVALGLEAPSLAELEAAINQSLAAYQEPTEVNLTDADLPEDLDGLGSLFDAVLVEPTLPPVEAPAAGPPAQTQSPTQSQPQSLAAQAEPEQETPQDLGLGSLFSDALIDQGQGEDTGSLFSEALINELIAAEALPETPVELPIDLPIELPVETPPEIPREIPTETPAAPVDLLDETETTQLIEPTEVQEQRGEIAELEETQASPALLALEYRRLGDSFRELSEQQGGLNPSHLLQAAQAYQQALDHLDRTQTPAEYAEIQNDLGNVFWLIAQHSTDPAACLHSSIAAYEAALQVADSARYPQAYAMVQNNLGTAYSDLARYKEPAANLQRAVLAYQAALLYRTPDSEPLKYAATQNNLGTAYWNLAQYVEPTKHLQRAIQAYLSALEYYTPETDALSYAMIQNNLGTAYWQISQQKGIEAADAPASLLQAIGAYEAALVYRTSERHPSGYAATQNNLGTAYWHLSKHLDPEQNLQRAIMAYEAALHYTEVRQPPVSASFDLGATHNNLGLAYRHLPTGNRRRNLDRALRHHGHAAQGWKSQPQAYQSAVGNLVQDIRTAFTEFGIEGQAKALSSVPAELLSDVMKRL; via the coding sequence ATGATTGCTACGATCGACAGCCTAATCAGTGCGGATGGTGCCTCCGAAGAGCAACCGAATCCGGTGCAGTTCATGAACGATGAAACCTACCAGCGACTCAAGGCTGTCTTGCAACTCAGGTTGCGTCGCCAAGTGCTGATCGCAGTTTGCGACAACTTGCAGCTCCGGTCTCAGCTGCTGCAAGCTTGTCACCAAGATTTATCCACGAGTGCTAAACTGGTGGATCTGCAACTGGAAATGACAGATCCAGATCCCTTGGCGCAGGTGAGCGAGTGGCTGCGCAATAACCCAGGCTATCCTCAACCAGTATTCCAGGTGCTGGGCATTGAGCGTCTGACTCTGGCTCCCGCTCTGGCGCAAAAGCTGTTTCTCAGCAATTTGGAGCGCATTGAGTCTGCGTTGCGGCACCTAGACTCAACCCTGGTGTTCTGGTTCACCCAGCCCTGGGCCAGTGCAGCTTGTCAGTCTGCGCCTCTGTTCTGGAGTTGGCGCAGTGGGGTTTTCGAATTTGAAGGCGATCCCACCCCAATTGCAAACCAGGGCAGTGTAGCTGTGCCCGATATCCGGTTGCCAGAAAACGCGCCGAGTCTGGCGGAGCGCGAGACGGTCACAACCGAGCTGCTTACCACCGTGTTTGGGATGGCCAACGGCTCAGCCGAGTCACCACCTCCTGACTTAACCCCTGCTACGCGCCCACTTTCCCCTAGACCCCTTGAGGCTGCAAGTGCCGCTCCGGCTGAGGCCCCAGAGGATCTAGCTGAAGCAATGGCCAACGAAGCTATTGCCGAAGCGACTCTTGAACCTGCTAATGATCTAGACAATCAGCGGGCCAATGAGGTCATTAGCGAATCTGTCGGTGAACTTACCAGTGGACCAGTTGGTGAATTTGAGACAGTCAGCAGCCTAGAGGAACCAGACTCGCTCCAAGTGCAGAGCGAGGAAGTCGATTACCTCAGCCCCGAGGACTTGCAGGAATATGAGTCGATCCAGGCTGAGATGGTGTCTGCGGCTTTAGAACAGGTCGCTCTTGGTTTGGAAGCGCCGAGTCTGGCCGAGTTAGAAGCGGCGATTAATCAGAGTCTGGCTGCATACCAGGAGCCCACCGAGGTTAATCTGACCGATGCGGATTTGCCGGAGGATCTGGATGGCTTAGGGTCCCTGTTTGATGCCGTGCTGGTCGAGCCAACGCTGCCGCCTGTTGAAGCCCCTGCAGCCGGCCCACCAGCTCAGACCCAATCGCCAACCCAATCTCAACCTCAATCTCTAGCTGCTCAAGCCGAGCCTGAGCAGGAAACCCCTCAAGATCTGGGTCTAGGTTCACTGTTTAGTGATGCCCTCATCGATCAGGGTCAGGGTGAGGACACGGGGTCGCTCTTCAGTGAGGCACTGATTAATGAGCTGATTGCTGCTGAAGCGCTGCCTGAGACACCCGTTGAGCTGCCTATAGACCTACCTATAGAGTTGCCCGTTGAGACACCCCCTGAGATACCCAGGGAGATACCCACTGAGACGCCAGCAGCACCAGTTGATCTGCTAGATGAGACTGAAACAACGCAACTGATAGAACCCACTGAGGTTCAAGAACAGCGCGGCGAGATTGCTGAACTAGAGGAGACACAAGCCAGTCCTGCGCTGCTGGCGCTGGAGTACCGTAGGCTGGGTGACTCGTTCCGAGAATTATCGGAGCAGCAGGGTGGACTCAATCCTTCCCATCTGCTCCAAGCTGCCCAAGCTTATCAGCAAGCCTTAGATCACCTGGATCGGACCCAAACCCCAGCCGAGTATGCCGAAATCCAGAACGACTTGGGCAATGTCTTCTGGCTAATTGCGCAGCACAGCACCGACCCAGCGGCCTGCCTACATTCCAGCATCGCGGCCTATGAAGCGGCGCTGCAAGTAGCCGACTCAGCTCGCTACCCACAGGCTTACGCGATGGTCCAGAACAACCTGGGCACCGCCTACTCTGATTTAGCGCGTTACAAGGAACCAGCCGCTAACCTGCAACGGGCAGTTCTGGCTTATCAGGCCGCTTTGCTCTATCGCACACCAGATAGCGAACCACTCAAATACGCCGCCACCCAAAACAACTTGGGCACTGCCTATTGGAACCTAGCTCAATACGTAGAGCCCACCAAACATTTACAACGGGCAATCCAGGCCTATCTCAGCGCCTTGGAATACTACACACCTGAAACTGATGCTCTCTCCTACGCCATGATCCAGAACAACCTGGGTACGGCCTACTGGCAGATTTCTCAGCAAAAGGGGATTGAAGCAGCTGATGCACCAGCCAGCCTGCTGCAAGCGATTGGCGCTTATGAAGCAGCCTTGGTCTATCGCACATCAGAACGCCATCCGAGCGGTTACGCAGCGACGCAAAACAACCTGGGCACAGCCTACTGGCATCTCTCTAAACACCTGGATCCGGAGCAAAATCTGCAACGTGCGATCATGGCCTATGAAGCGGCTTTGCACTACACCGAGGTGCGCCAGCCGCCAGTTTCAGCCAGCTTTGATCTCGGGGCCACTCACAACAACTTGGGTTTGGCCTATCGGCATTTGCCCACTGGCAATCGCCGCCGCAATTTAGACCGTGCTTTACGTCACCACGGCCACGCTGCCCAAGGCTGGAAGAGCCAACCTCAGGCGTACCAGAGTGCCGTTGGCAACTTGGTTCAAGATATTCGTACAGCGTTTACTGAATTTGGCATTGAGGGCCAGGCCAAAGCTCTGTCTAGCGTTCCAGCGGAACTGCTCAGTGATGTCATGAAGCGGCTCTAA
- a CDS encoding HhoA/HhoB/HtrA family serine endopeptidase, translating into MNRILKQSAACVSLLLLGAGGMLISSRWSPADAGTEAVAVGRTLVAQAAPGTIPGNRAAAFGSNFIASAVERVGPAVVRIDSSRTVTMRVPPVFNDPFFRSFFGIDPRQIPRERTERGLGSGFIVSADGRIITNAHVVSGADTVTVTLKDGRNFQGRVLGTDPLTDIAVIKINATELPVAPLGASSNLQPGQWAIAIGNPLGFNNTVTAGIISALGRSSGQVGVNDQRVDFIQTDAAINPGNSGGPLLNQDGQVVGVNTAIIQGAQGLGFAIPIDTARRIADQLVATGRVDHPYLGIRMVTLSADIRKQINDNPNSPMRVEVDQGVLVAGVEPNSPAARAGLRSGDVITQADGQAVTNSNQLQQRVEASKVGGNLQLQINRNGQQRSLNVQPGVFPTQQRAS; encoded by the coding sequence ATGAACAGAATCCTCAAGCAGTCGGCAGCCTGTGTATCTCTGCTGCTGTTGGGCGCAGGGGGGATGTTGATTAGCTCCCGCTGGTCCCCTGCCGATGCAGGTACCGAGGCCGTGGCAGTAGGTCGTACATTGGTGGCCCAAGCAGCTCCTGGCACGATTCCAGGTAATCGCGCTGCCGCCTTTGGTTCAAACTTTATTGCCTCAGCAGTGGAGCGAGTTGGACCAGCAGTGGTCCGGATTGATTCCTCAAGAACGGTGACGATGAGAGTGCCACCCGTCTTTAATGACCCGTTCTTCCGGTCCTTCTTTGGTATCGATCCGCGCCAGATTCCGCGAGAGCGAACGGAGCGTGGGTTGGGCTCTGGCTTTATTGTTAGTGCTGACGGTCGCATTATCACTAATGCGCATGTAGTGTCTGGTGCCGATACTGTGACCGTCACTCTCAAAGATGGGCGTAATTTCCAAGGCCGGGTGCTGGGAACGGACCCGCTGACTGACATTGCGGTGATCAAAATCAATGCCACAGAGTTACCAGTGGCGCCTCTGGGGGCTTCTAGTAACCTGCAGCCGGGCCAGTGGGCCATCGCCATTGGTAATCCTTTGGGCTTCAACAACACAGTCACCGCCGGTATTATCAGTGCGCTGGGGCGTTCTAGCGGCCAAGTGGGGGTGAACGACCAACGGGTTGACTTCATCCAGACAGACGCTGCGATCAACCCCGGCAACTCGGGCGGTCCCTTGCTCAACCAGGATGGTCAAGTAGTGGGCGTCAATACGGCAATCATTCAAGGGGCTCAGGGCTTGGGTTTTGCGATTCCCATTGATACAGCCCGGCGCATTGCTGACCAACTGGTCGCTACTGGTCGGGTGGATCACCCCTATTTGGGCATTCGGATGGTGACGCTCAGCGCCGACATTCGTAAGCAGATCAACGACAACCCCAATAGCCCGATGCGGGTCGAAGTGGATCAGGGTGTGCTGGTGGCAGGCGTAGAGCCAAATTCGCCTGCGGCGCGAGCCGGTTTGCGTAGTGGTGATGTGATTACTCAGGCCGATGGTCAAGCAGTCACCAACTCTAACCAGCTTCAGCAGAGAGTAGAAGCCAGCAAGGTAGGGGGTAATCTCCAGCTTCAGATCAACCGTAATGGCCAGCAACGCAGCCTCAATGTTCAGCCTGGGGTCTTCCCAACTCAGCAACGCGCTTCTTGA
- a CDS encoding CHAP domain-containing protein, producing MSAVTVQGIDESKLSAPARSALAILKSLPAEQVNEFKQTVGLSQPGVIGPTSPQAFVQFCEREGVDLSPAGISAFKASQNLEKSSEIGPTTAAKYYAAYKNRKTNPEKELVAVATSYVGVEERGPNRGKEVEMFQKAVDGKAQGEPWCMGFVQFCIKTVEASTRSQSKIFRSEHCLTVWEKSPKDLRLARPEPGCLIIWRHGNSSKGHVGFVEKVKADGKNFTTVEGNTGGGSGVEREGDGVYRKSRDIDGAGSMKVAGFLRVF from the coding sequence ATGTCAGCCGTGACCGTTCAAGGCATCGATGAAAGTAAATTATCGGCTCCAGCACGCAGTGCACTCGCAATTCTAAAAAGCTTGCCAGCTGAGCAAGTCAACGAGTTCAAACAAACTGTCGGTCTGAGTCAACCTGGGGTTATTGGCCCTACCTCTCCACAAGCGTTTGTGCAGTTCTGTGAGCGGGAAGGGGTTGACCTATCGCCTGCGGGCATCAGTGCTTTTAAGGCATCACAAAATCTAGAGAAGAGCTCAGAGATTGGCCCGACAACGGCTGCTAAGTACTACGCTGCCTACAAAAATCGCAAGACCAATCCTGAGAAAGAACTGGTCGCTGTTGCTACTTCCTACGTCGGCGTTGAGGAGCGCGGACCTAATCGCGGCAAAGAAGTTGAGATGTTCCAGAAGGCCGTAGATGGCAAGGCTCAGGGTGAGCCTTGGTGTATGGGCTTTGTGCAGTTCTGCATCAAAACCGTTGAAGCTTCCACACGGTCTCAGTCCAAAATTTTTCGCTCTGAGCACTGCTTAACCGTTTGGGAGAAATCGCCTAAAGATCTACGCTTGGCACGACCGGAACCAGGTTGCTTGATCATCTGGCGCCACGGTAACAGCTCAAAAGGGCACGTCGGCTTTGTAGAGAAAGTTAAGGCCGATGGCAAGAATTTCACAACGGTGGAAGGCAACACAGGTGGCGGCAGTGGCGTCGAGCGCGAAGGTGATGGGGTCTACCGCAAGTCACGGGACATTGACGGAGCGGGTTCGATGAAAGTCGCAGGCTTCCTGCGCGTTTTCTAG
- the cobM gene encoding precorrin-4 C(11)-methyltransferase, translating into MSTSGMVYIVGAGPGDPELITVRGQRLLAEAEVILYADSLVPRQMLSVARADAEIIQTANKTLEEILPLMVARVQAGKSVVRLHSGDPSLYGAVHEQMQALAQAQIPFEVIPGISAFQAAAASLKVELTVPGLVQTIILTRISGRTQVPEGEELAALAAHRASLCLYLSARHVEDAQAKLLTAYEPDTPVAICFRLGWPDEQIWTVPLSEMASTTQQQELIRTTLYLISPALKLEPGHSAARSRLYSPDHSHLFRPRAGSH; encoded by the coding sequence ATGAGCACATCAGGCATGGTCTATATCGTGGGCGCCGGTCCGGGTGACCCTGAGCTGATCACGGTGCGCGGCCAACGGTTGCTAGCTGAAGCCGAAGTAATTCTGTATGCCGACTCGCTCGTGCCTCGGCAAATGCTCAGCGTTGCCCGTGCTGACGCTGAGATTATCCAAACCGCTAACAAGACACTCGAGGAAATTTTGCCGCTGATGGTCGCGCGAGTGCAGGCTGGCAAATCTGTAGTGCGACTACATTCAGGGGACCCCAGCTTGTACGGAGCCGTTCATGAGCAAATGCAGGCGTTAGCGCAAGCGCAGATTCCCTTTGAAGTGATTCCAGGCATTAGTGCCTTTCAGGCCGCAGCCGCCAGCTTGAAGGTGGAATTGACGGTGCCAGGGCTGGTGCAGACGATTATTCTGACGCGCATCAGTGGCCGCACCCAGGTGCCAGAGGGTGAAGAACTCGCGGCGTTGGCAGCGCATCGAGCCTCGCTCTGCCTATATTTGAGCGCTCGCCACGTGGAAGATGCTCAGGCGAAGCTGCTTACGGCCTATGAACCGGACACGCCTGTAGCCATCTGTTTCCGGCTGGGCTGGCCAGATGAGCAGATCTGGACAGTGCCCCTCTCTGAGATGGCGAGCACAACCCAGCAACAAGAGCTGATTCGCACGACCCTCTACCTGATCAGCCCAGCTCTGAAGCTAGAGCCTGGTCACTCTGCTGCCCGCTCTCGCCTCTATAGTCCAGACCACAGCCACCTGTTCCGACCCCGCGCCGGTTCCCACTAG
- a CDS encoding cobalt-precorrin-6A reductase, with translation MIWLIGGTQESAELAQQLIQAGLAFVVSVTTQAARELYPGATVWVGRLEAETLPSFLEAHRITAILDASHPFATEISRLALTTHLPYLRFERPVLGADLSCLESSGVKYFADFQALLSSQVLLGKRVLLVVGYRPLALFASWQNKASLFARLLPSVTALQAALEAGFSSDRLIALRPPVPLALERALWQHWRIDLLVSKASGSAGGEDVKAALVAELGIDWCLVERPAVTYPQQTDCLAVALAFCAQQSQ, from the coding sequence GTGATCTGGTTAATTGGAGGCACGCAAGAGAGCGCCGAACTAGCGCAGCAACTCATCCAGGCAGGGCTAGCCTTTGTTGTGAGCGTCACGACCCAAGCGGCTCGCGAACTCTATCCAGGCGCAACTGTTTGGGTAGGGCGATTAGAGGCTGAGACGCTACCGAGTTTTCTAGAAGCCCATCGAATAACGGCAATTTTGGATGCCTCCCATCCCTTTGCTACTGAGATCTCGCGGCTGGCGCTGACAACCCACTTGCCCTACCTGCGCTTCGAACGACCTGTGCTAGGAGCTGACTTGAGCTGCCTAGAATCGTCTGGGGTGAAGTACTTTGCCGATTTCCAAGCACTGTTGAGCAGTCAGGTATTGCTGGGCAAGCGGGTGTTGCTAGTGGTGGGCTATCGCCCTTTAGCGCTGTTCGCCTCTTGGCAGAACAAAGCCAGCCTATTTGCCCGGCTTCTACCTTCGGTGACTGCTCTGCAAGCGGCACTTGAGGCTGGCTTCAGCTCAGACCGTCTGATCGCACTGCGCCCACCTGTCCCGCTCGCCCTGGAACGGGCACTTTGGCAGCACTGGCGGATTGACCTACTGGTCAGCAAGGCTTCAGGTTCAGCTGGCGGCGAAGATGTCAAGGCAGCACTAGTGGCTGAGCTAGGCATTGATTGGTGCCTAGTTGAACGGCCAGCAGTAACTTATCCTCAACAGACTGACTGCCTAGCGGTTGCGCTGGCATTTTGTGCTCAACAAAGCCAGTAA
- a CDS encoding DoxX family protein: MTTAQRPTLVFTGLLQSDVAASTVGQLAWAVLRVIAGTVMIQHGLEKIGDIQGFADAYVSAIGLPFPIFFSYCAAFAELIGAPLVILGLFTRLGSLALLGTMSVAIYHHLLVAGLNLSYLELSLLYTGCFAFFLVNGGGRFSLDALIDAWLVRGSQARRLETLEASYTASEQILQSTEVAPEISVEQK; encoded by the coding sequence ATGACCACCGCTCAGCGTCCAACGCTCGTCTTTACAGGGCTACTCCAGTCTGATGTCGCCGCTAGCACTGTCGGTCAATTGGCTTGGGCTGTTTTGCGTGTCATTGCTGGAACGGTGATGATTCAGCACGGGCTGGAGAAGATAGGTGACATTCAAGGCTTTGCAGATGCCTACGTTTCTGCAATTGGCTTGCCCTTCCCAATTTTCTTTAGTTACTGCGCAGCCTTCGCGGAGCTGATCGGCGCACCGCTAGTTATCCTGGGTCTCTTTACCCGCTTGGGTTCTCTAGCACTGCTAGGGACAATGTCTGTAGCAATTTATCACCACCTTTTGGTTGCCGGTCTGAACCTGTCCTACCTGGAACTCTCCCTGCTCTACACAGGCTGTTTTGCCTTCTTCTTGGTCAATGGTGGTGGACGTTTCTCATTGGACGCGCTGATTGATGCCTGGCTAGTTCGGGGCTCTCAGGCACGCCGCTTGGAAACCCTGGAAGCCTCCTACACCGCCTCTGAGCAAATTCTGCAATCTACCGAGGTTGCTCCTGAGATTTCAGTCGAGCAGAAGTGA
- a CDS encoding pyridoxal phosphate-dependent aminotransferase yields MALSSDSAVSLEAALPLLSLRSQAIQESQIREASRYCQKFGALNLAQGLPDFAAPEALKAAACAAIREDHNQYCDPWGLEALRVALAEKLQRDNGLTVDPETQITVSCGATEGLNLALMALLNPGDEVLIFEPFYENYLPNLATVGAVPRFLELSPPEWAVTSEMLDQVFSDQLKVVILNTPANPTGKVWNRAELELLAQYCQKYNVYVVTDEIYESIVYEGEHISLLGLPGMQDRTVLVNGFSKTFCVTGWRLGYTVASPKLTAAMRRIHDFLTICAPAPLQHAALAALALGTDYYQQLAADYRRKRDLLFPVLQKIGLNPVLPAGAYYIWTDSSPLAAEANTAAYRLAQEARVAAVPGYCFVRPQRSTVNGLRFCFAKQDSTLTEASERLLQFAGVSS; encoded by the coding sequence ATGGCGCTCTCTTCAGATTCGGCTGTGTCCCTTGAGGCTGCCTTGCCTTTGCTGTCGCTGCGCTCCCAGGCAATTCAGGAGTCGCAAATCCGGGAAGCCTCACGGTATTGCCAAAAATTTGGTGCTCTTAACTTAGCTCAAGGGCTGCCGGACTTTGCCGCTCCAGAAGCGCTCAAGGCAGCAGCCTGTGCTGCTATCCGTGAAGACCACAACCAGTACTGTGACCCCTGGGGTTTGGAGGCCCTGCGGGTGGCCTTGGCGGAGAAACTTCAGCGAGACAATGGTCTGACGGTCGACCCGGAAACTCAGATCACGGTGAGCTGTGGGGCGACTGAAGGGCTCAACCTGGCACTGATGGCCCTGCTTAATCCAGGCGACGAAGTCTTGATCTTTGAGCCTTTCTACGAAAACTATTTGCCCAACCTGGCCACAGTGGGAGCCGTTCCTCGCTTTCTAGAGCTGTCGCCTCCCGAGTGGGCGGTGACCTCTGAGATGCTGGACCAGGTCTTTAGTGATCAGCTCAAGGTCGTGATTTTAAATACGCCTGCTAACCCCACGGGGAAGGTATGGAATCGTGCCGAGTTGGAGTTGCTGGCGCAGTATTGCCAGAAATACAACGTCTACGTTGTGACCGACGAGATTTACGAGTCCATCGTTTATGAAGGCGAGCACATTAGCTTATTGGGTTTGCCGGGCATGCAAGACCGTACTGTGTTAGTGAATGGTTTCTCCAAAACCTTCTGTGTTACTGGCTGGCGATTGGGCTACACGGTTGCCTCGCCGAAACTAACGGCAGCGATGCGCCGTATTCATGACTTCCTTACTATCTGTGCTCCTGCGCCGCTACAACATGCAGCTTTAGCCGCCTTAGCATTAGGGACGGATTACTATCAGCAATTGGCAGCAGACTACCGCCGCAAGCGTGACCTTCTATTCCCTGTTCTGCAAAAGATTGGCCTCAACCCTGTACTGCCTGCAGGCGCTTATTACATTTGGACCGATAGCTCGCCTCTGGCCGCTGAGGCTAACACTGCTGCCTATCGTCTGGCTCAAGAAGCGCGAGTGGCTGCGGTGCCTGGCTATTGTTTTGTGCGACCGCAACGTTCAACTGTAAATGGTTTGCGCTTCTGCTTTGCCAAACAGGACAGTACCTTAACCGAGGCATCAGAGCGGCTACTGCAATTTGCGGGGGTTAGCAGCTAA
- a CDS encoding M20 family metallopeptidase, producing MTLADSTQSQLSQRLSSPGSSSQIRPEVAALQGDLVNWRRHLHQHPELGFREELTSAFVARKLTEWGLEVQTGVAKTGVVALVRGERPGRTLAIRADMDALPIQEENEVPYRSQHDGVMHACGHDGHTAIALGTAYYLSQNRHLFNGQVKFLFQPAEEGPGGAQPMIEAGVLRNPEVDAIIGLHLWNNLPLGTVGVRTGPFMAAVEVFECTLSGKGGHGAMPHQTIDSIVLGAQIVNALQTIVARNVDPLEAAVVTVGEFHAGTAHNVIAGSAYLSGTVRYFKPELAELISHRFREVVEGVCASQGARAKLDYRRIYPPVVNHPEIADLIRRNATAVVDTPAGIVPECQTMGGEDMAFFLQEVPGCYFFLGSANEARQLSYPHHHPRFDFDETALAMGVEIFTRCVSDFLS from the coding sequence ATGACTCTTGCCGACAGCACCCAATCCCAACTCAGTCAACGACTTTCCAGTCCTGGCTCAAGTTCCCAGATTCGGCCTGAAGTTGCAGCGTTGCAAGGCGATTTAGTCAATTGGCGGCGTCACCTACATCAGCATCCCGAACTGGGCTTCCGTGAGGAATTGACCTCAGCCTTTGTAGCCCGCAAGCTCACCGAGTGGGGACTAGAGGTGCAAACGGGAGTTGCCAAGACAGGCGTGGTCGCCTTAGTGCGGGGTGAGCGACCTGGACGCACCTTAGCGATTCGGGCTGACATGGACGCGCTGCCCATCCAGGAAGAGAATGAGGTACCTTATCGCTCTCAGCACGATGGGGTCATGCATGCCTGCGGCCACGATGGGCATACGGCAATTGCCTTAGGAACAGCCTACTATCTCAGCCAGAACCGCCATCTATTCAACGGTCAGGTCAAGTTTCTGTTTCAACCTGCTGAAGAAGGGCCGGGGGGGGCACAGCCGATGATTGAGGCAGGTGTCCTGCGCAATCCTGAGGTTGATGCCATTATTGGCCTACATCTGTGGAATAATTTGCCGCTCGGTACTGTAGGCGTTCGCACCGGCCCATTCATGGCAGCGGTTGAAGTCTTTGAGTGCACGCTCTCAGGCAAAGGCGGTCACGGAGCCATGCCGCATCAGACTATCGATTCGATTGTGCTAGGCGCTCAGATCGTCAACGCCTTGCAAACCATTGTGGCTCGCAATGTCGATCCGCTGGAAGCTGCCGTGGTCACGGTCGGTGAGTTCCATGCAGGCACCGCCCATAACGTCATTGCTGGCAGTGCTTACTTATCAGGCACCGTGCGCTACTTCAAGCCCGAGCTGGCCGAACTGATTTCGCATCGCTTCCGCGAAGTTGTCGAAGGCGTTTGCGCCAGCCAGGGAGCTAGGGCCAAGCTTGACTACCGGCGCATCTATCCACCTGTGGTCAACCATCCTGAGATTGCAGACCTGATTCGTCGTAATGCAACAGCCGTGGTAGATACCCCCGCCGGAATTGTGCCGGAGTGTCAAACCATGGGCGGGGAAGACATGGCGTTTTTCCTGCAAGAGGTTCCCGGCTGCTATTTCTTTCTGGGCTCTGCCAATGAGGCTCGTCAGCTCAGTTATCCACACCATCACCCGCGCTTTGACTTTGACGAAACTGCCTTAGCAATGGGCGTCGAGATCTTCACGCGTTGCGTCAGCGATTTTCTGAGCTGA